From the genome of Actinomycetota bacterium:
ATCGACGAGGCGGAGGCGCGCCAAGCCCTTGCCGGATTGGAGCTGATGGGCAGGCCGCAGACATGAGGAGTGACTCCGACATTGGCGGCACCACCGCACGACGTGCTGCGAGCGAGCGGCGAGGCGTGCCCGGCCCTGTGCTTTTTGCCCGGTACGCCTTTCCGCCCAACTTCCACGGCTACTGCGGGCCCGGCGACCATGACGCGTTCTTCCACTACGGCGTCGCCGGGGCTGACGACCGCGGCCTGCGGGCGCTGGCGCAGCAGTTCGCCGGGGCCTGGCCCTACCTTGAGCTGATCGCCTCCGCGACCGGGGTGGCTGATCCGCTCGACTCCCGGGTGGTCGAGGCCTACTGGGTCGGCAGCCCGCGGCTCGACAACGTGAGCACCCGCGCGGTTGGCAATTCGATGGAGGAGCGGTTCCGCCGACTGACCGGTGGCAAGTTCCCTACGCTCGCCACGAGTGTCCTCGCTGGCGGCGTGCCGCATCACAGCTTCGCGGTGTTCTGCATCTATCCCTGGACGGGGCTGCTGAGCGACGGCCGCAAGGCCAAGCACGCGCTTACCGTGCTCGATCGATGTCGGATCCGCTGGGGGCAGGTACGCGCGGTCATGGGAGACCAGGTCGTCGT
Proteins encoded in this window:
- a CDS encoding DUF6390 family protein, whose product is MRSDSDIGGTTARRAASERRGVPGPVLFARYAFPPNFHGYCGPGDHDAFFHYGVAGADDRGLRALAQQFAGAWPYLELIASATGVADPLDSRVVEAYWVGSPRLDNVSTRAVGNSMEERFRRLTGGKFPTLATSVLAGGVPHHSFAVFCIYPWTGLLSDGRKAKHALTVLDRCRIRWGQVRAVMGDQVVVESRQLTWDGRVLGLGEPISETAVRSLDGISMSGELEPGDWVSLHWEWVCDRLTIRQVEYLRSFTLRHLQIVNDGNLHAGPAALLDG